In Cupriavidus taiwanensis, the following are encoded in one genomic region:
- a CDS encoding response regulator transcription factor, whose translation MTATPNPTPHRGETVFIVDDDEAMRDSLTWLLEGNGYQVRSFTSAEQFLAAYDASQVSCLILDVRMPGMSGPELQERMLAEQIDIPIVFITGHGDVPMAVSTMKRGAIDFIEKPFDESELRALVERMLQKARTDHSTAREQRAAKDLLGKLTTREQQVLERIVAGRLNKQIADDLGISIKTVEAHRANIMEKLNVNTVADLLRLALSRNS comes from the coding sequence ATGACCGCAACGCCAAACCCCACGCCCCACCGCGGCGAGACCGTGTTCATCGTCGACGACGATGAAGCCATGCGCGACTCGCTGACCTGGCTGCTGGAGGGCAATGGCTATCAGGTGCGCAGCTTCACCAGCGCCGAGCAGTTCCTCGCCGCCTACGACGCCAGCCAGGTGTCCTGCCTGATCCTGGACGTGCGCATGCCCGGCATGAGCGGACCGGAGCTGCAGGAGCGCATGCTGGCCGAGCAGATCGACATTCCGATCGTCTTCATCACCGGCCACGGCGACGTGCCGATGGCGGTATCGACGATGAAGCGCGGCGCGATCGACTTCATCGAGAAGCCCTTCGATGAATCCGAGTTGCGCGCGCTGGTCGAGCGCATGCTGCAGAAGGCCCGCACCGACCACTCCACCGCCCGCGAGCAGCGCGCCGCCAAGGACCTGCTGGGCAAGCTGACCACGCGCGAGCAGCAGGTGCTGGAGCGCATCGTGGCCGGCCGCCTGAACAAGCAGATCGCCGACGACCTGGGCATTTCCATCAAGACCGTCGAGGCGCACCGCGCCAACATCATGGAAAAGCTCAACGTCAACACCGTCGCCGACCTGCTGCGCCTGGCGCTGTCGCGCAACAGCTGA
- a CDS encoding M3 family metallopeptidase, giving the protein MDQAANATNPLLDFSDLPRFAEIRPEHISPALDVLLERAQQAVARAEDPATPADWANAVQALEAATEPLGRAWGVVSHLSAVADTPELRQVHAENLPRMTEFWSSLGQSLALYDKYKTLAASPEFAGMSAARHQLIENELRGFRLGGAELPEDKKPRFAEIQEQQAQLSKAFSDHVLDATNAYALVIEDEARLSGLPDDAREAARHAAQKDGKAGWKFTLHFPSYFPVLQYADDRALRQTLYEANVTRASELGPQHGQGQADWDNTANMREQLALRREEAQMLGYQCYGEVSLVPKMAESPAEVLKFLDELAVKARPYAEQDWAELKAFAAAELNLPELAPWDVAYASEKLRQQRYAFSEHEVKQYFPEARVLEGLFGVVQKLFSVRIEPEPAQTWHPDARFFRVTTADGTLLAQFYIDLYAREGKRGGAWMDDARGRKVLEHGGVQTPVAYLTCNFSAPVGGKPALFTHDEVITLFHEFGHGLHHMLTQVGELGVSGINGVEWDAVELPSQFMENFCWEYEVLTGMTRHVDTGEPLPRALFERMLAAKNFQNGMMTLRQIVFSSFDMHLHTDFDPAGATSVLELSRQINDRVHVVPQHPLSRWPNTFSHIFAGGYAAGYYSYKWAEVLSADVYAAFEEAAQLSGTVLDSETGARYQREILSVGGSRPAMDSFVAFRGRAPQIDALLRHGGMAA; this is encoded by the coding sequence ATGGACCAAGCCGCCAACGCTACCAATCCTCTGCTGGACTTTTCCGACCTGCCCCGCTTTGCCGAGATCCGGCCCGAGCACATCAGCCCCGCGCTCGACGTGCTGCTGGAACGCGCGCAACAGGCCGTCGCCCGCGCCGAAGATCCCGCCACGCCTGCTGACTGGGCCAATGCCGTGCAGGCGCTGGAAGCCGCCACCGAGCCGCTGGGCCGCGCCTGGGGCGTGGTCAGCCACCTGAGCGCCGTCGCCGATACGCCCGAGCTGCGCCAGGTGCATGCCGAGAACCTGCCGCGCATGACCGAGTTCTGGTCTTCGCTCGGCCAGAGCCTCGCGCTGTATGACAAGTACAAGACGCTGGCAGCCAGCCCGGAGTTCGCCGGCATGAGCGCGGCGCGCCACCAGCTGATCGAGAACGAGCTGCGCGGCTTCCGCCTGGGCGGCGCCGAACTGCCCGAAGACAAGAAGCCGCGCTTCGCCGAAATCCAGGAGCAGCAGGCCCAGCTGTCCAAGGCCTTCTCCGACCACGTGCTGGACGCCACCAACGCCTACGCGCTGGTCATCGAAGACGAGGCGCGCCTGTCCGGCCTGCCCGACGACGCCCGCGAGGCCGCCCGCCACGCCGCGCAAAAGGACGGCAAGGCCGGCTGGAAGTTCACGCTGCACTTCCCCTCCTACTTCCCGGTGCTGCAGTACGCGGACGACCGCGCGCTGCGCCAGACCCTGTACGAGGCCAACGTCACGCGCGCGTCCGAGCTCGGGCCGCAGCACGGCCAGGGCCAGGCCGACTGGGACAACACCGCCAATATGCGCGAGCAGCTGGCGCTGCGCCGCGAAGAGGCGCAGATGCTCGGCTACCAGTGCTATGGCGAAGTCTCGCTGGTGCCGAAGATGGCCGAATCGCCGGCCGAGGTGCTGAAGTTCCTCGACGAGCTCGCCGTCAAGGCGCGCCCCTACGCCGAGCAGGACTGGGCCGAGCTGAAGGCCTTCGCCGCGGCCGAGCTGAACCTGCCGGAGCTGGCGCCGTGGGACGTGGCCTATGCCTCGGAAAAGCTGCGCCAGCAGCGCTATGCGTTCTCCGAGCATGAGGTCAAGCAGTATTTCCCGGAAGCCAGGGTGCTGGAAGGCCTGTTCGGCGTGGTGCAGAAGCTGTTCTCGGTGCGCATCGAGCCCGAGCCGGCGCAGACCTGGCACCCGGACGCGCGCTTCTTCCGCGTCACCACCGCCGACGGCACGCTGCTTGCCCAGTTCTACATCGACCTGTACGCGCGCGAAGGCAAGCGCGGCGGCGCCTGGATGGACGACGCGCGCGGGCGCAAGGTGCTCGAGCACGGCGGCGTGCAGACCCCGGTGGCCTACCTGACCTGCAATTTCTCGGCGCCGGTCGGCGGCAAGCCCGCGCTGTTCACGCACGATGAAGTGATCACGCTGTTCCATGAGTTCGGCCACGGCCTGCACCACATGCTGACGCAGGTGGGCGAGCTGGGCGTGTCGGGCATCAACGGCGTGGAGTGGGACGCGGTCGAGCTGCCGTCGCAGTTCATGGAAAACTTCTGCTGGGAGTACGAGGTGCTGACCGGCATGACCCGGCACGTCGACACCGGCGAGCCGCTGCCGCGCGCGCTGTTCGAGCGCATGCTGGCGGCCAAGAACTTCCAGAACGGCATGATGACGCTGCGCCAGATCGTGTTCTCGTCGTTCGACATGCACCTGCATACCGATTTCGACCCGGCCGGCGCCACCTCGGTGCTGGAGCTGTCGCGCCAGATCAACGACCGCGTGCACGTGGTGCCGCAGCATCCGCTGTCGCGCTGGCCGAATACCTTCAGCCATATCTTTGCCGGCGGCTATGCCGCGGGCTACTACAGCTACAAGTGGGCCGAAGTGCTGTCGGCCGACGTCTACGCGGCGTTCGAAGAGGCCGCGCAGCTGTCGGGCACCGTGCTCGACAGCGAGACCGGCGCGCGCTACCAGCGCGAGATCCTGTCGGTAGGCGGCAGCCGCCCGGCGATGGACTCGTTCGTAGCGTTCCGCGGCCGCGCGCCGCAGATCGACGCGCTGCTGCGCCACGGCGGGATGGCGGCATGA
- a CDS encoding SulP family inorganic anion transporter, with product MPTTGALLPRLFPWSQRVDSTTLRADLVAGLLGAVLVLPQGVAFATLAGLPPQYGIYSAVVPCIVAALFGSSWHVMSGPTNANSLALFAMLSPLAFAGSPAYIGLALAVTIVVGVMQLAVGTLRLGSLANFISPSVLLGFTCGAATLIGLYALKDLFGLSVPTGTSAFGVLRHLFENLAAINWDAAMVGAVTLAVTLLCKRLWRRLPFMLLGLLAGYGVALLLNQAGGHHVSVVGPIPSALPHFQVPDADWRKLPDLLGIAAALTIVALGQSISIAKAVALRSGQHIDANREFIGQGLSNIAGGFFSGYISCGSLNRSVPNFEAGARTPLASVFSALWLVALVAVSAPLLAQIPMAAIAAMLLLVAWGLLDIARLRRIFTLSRTEFAIAIGTFAATLVIRLEMAVLLGTVLSLVAYLYRTSRPAVRSLVPDADDPGRRFTPLDELRRPQPECPQLKLLRMEGAIYFGAVQYVTDRLHWLRTVNAGQTHLLAMTKSMNFIDLAGAEMWEYELSERRALGGDLYFHRPRTQVLQTWAQTGFADKLGADHVFPTKRQALHTIIGQLSPEICARCTVRIFEECAGRPGGTAAPAAPAASTSP from the coding sequence ATGCCGACCACCGGAGCCCTGTTGCCACGCCTGTTTCCCTGGAGCCAGCGCGTCGATTCGACCACGCTGCGCGCCGACCTGGTGGCGGGATTGCTCGGGGCGGTGCTGGTGTTGCCGCAGGGGGTGGCGTTCGCCACGCTCGCGGGCCTGCCGCCGCAGTACGGCATCTACAGCGCCGTGGTGCCGTGCATCGTGGCAGCACTGTTCGGGTCCAGCTGGCACGTGATGTCGGGGCCCACCAATGCGAACTCGCTGGCGCTGTTCGCGATGCTGAGCCCGCTCGCGTTCGCGGGCAGCCCGGCGTATATCGGCCTGGCGCTGGCGGTCACCATCGTGGTGGGCGTGATGCAGCTGGCGGTGGGCACGCTGCGGCTGGGGTCGCTCGCCAACTTTATCTCGCCGTCGGTGCTGCTCGGCTTTACCTGCGGCGCGGCGACGCTGATCGGCCTGTACGCGCTGAAGGACCTGTTCGGGCTGTCGGTGCCGACCGGCACCAGCGCCTTCGGCGTGCTGCGGCACCTGTTCGAGAATCTTGCCGCCATCAACTGGGACGCGGCCATGGTAGGCGCGGTCACGCTGGCGGTGACGCTGCTGTGCAAGCGGCTGTGGCGGCGGCTGCCGTTCATGCTGCTGGGCCTGCTGGCGGGCTATGGCGTGGCGCTGCTGTTGAACCAGGCCGGCGGCCACCACGTCAGCGTGGTCGGGCCGATTCCGTCGGCGCTGCCGCACTTCCAGGTGCCGGACGCCGACTGGCGCAAGCTGCCCGACCTGCTCGGCATCGCCGCGGCGCTGACCATCGTCGCGCTGGGTCAGTCGATCTCGATCGCCAAGGCGGTGGCGTTGCGCTCCGGCCAGCATATCGATGCCAACCGCGAATTCATCGGGCAGGGCCTGTCGAATATCGCCGGCGGCTTCTTCTCCGGCTATATCTCCTGCGGCTCGCTCAACCGCTCGGTGCCCAACTTCGAGGCCGGCGCGCGCACGCCGCTGGCGAGCGTGTTCTCGGCGTTGTGGCTGGTGGCGCTGGTAGCGGTCAGCGCGCCGCTGCTGGCGCAGATCCCGATGGCGGCGATTGCCGCGATGCTGCTGCTGGTGGCTTGGGGCCTGCTGGACATCGCGCGGCTGCGCCGCATCTTCACGCTCAGCCGCACCGAGTTCGCCATCGCCATCGGCACCTTTGCTGCCACGCTGGTGATCCGGCTGGAAATGGCGGTGCTGCTCGGCACCGTGCTGTCGCTGGTGGCCTACCTGTACCGCACCTCGCGGCCCGCCGTGCGCAGCCTGGTGCCCGATGCCGACGACCCCGGCCGGCGCTTCACGCCGCTGGACGAACTGCGCCGGCCGCAGCCCGAATGCCCGCAGCTCAAGCTGCTGCGCATGGAAGGCGCGATCTACTTCGGCGCCGTGCAATACGTGACCGACCGCCTGCACTGGCTGCGCACCGTCAATGCCGGCCAGACCCACCTGCTGGCGATGACCAAGAGCATGAATTTCATCGACCTGGCCGGCGCCGAGATGTGGGAATACGAGCTGAGCGAGCGCCGCGCGCTGGGCGGCGACCTGTACTTCCACCGCCCGCGCACGCAGGTATTGCAGACCTGGGCGCAGACCGGCTTTGCCGACAAGCTCGGCGCCGACCATGTGTTCCCGACCAAGCGGCAGGCGCTGCACACCATCATCGGGCAACTGTCGCCGGAGATCTGCGCGCGCTGCACGGTGCGGATCTTCGAGGAATGCGCGGGGCGGCCGGGCGGCACTGCGGCACCTGCAGCACCGGCAGCGTCCACATCGCCATGA
- a CDS encoding PAS domain S-box protein has product MPFFSRLDRIFRSLRAAMLPSDASGTAKAAGGESAQVPHAPSPAAGLGPIEALGADDGVLVAPPRGLWWLRWRNLVATSWFMFIPLVAIVLFTVAMGVILWSLHETERQQQRDALYRDAAWAQQRVRLSLLSNQDQLASLARDIAAAQLEQGAYRTAAQEILRENPEIVFINWLDATKRGRWSLPSTSEFASRLRENQDQPLEPEVLDTFDAARETQRVVYSRPLVNERGDSFMLMEVPIVRDNEFLGTLGALYSINGILTHLLPPELTERYRFSLIDKNNQTRASTSLRPVPGNALSYEVLLDPPGHSLSLRADAYPPASNLPNNMLLWLVVGLSCFLLWSLWSMWRHTSRRSEAQRALLAETSFRRAMENSMLIGLRALDLNGRITYVNPAFCRMTGWQENDLVGRLPPFPYWPPNDQPEMQKQIDLTLQGKSPAGGYEMRVMRRDGSSFYARMYVSPLVDSRGRHTGWMSSMTDITEPKRAREELAAAHDRFTTVLESLDAAVSVLATDKAELLFANRYYRQLFGWEADGHLKLAGDELDKDQVSSDNTDYVDAYAGLPASELMPYASDAREVFVPDMQKWFEVRRRYIQWVDGHLAQMQIATDITVRKAAEEMARQHEERLQFTSRLTTMGEMASSLAHELNQPLAAINNYCMGAVARLHSGRSTPEDLIPVLEKTSAQAVRAGTIISRIRGFVKRSQPQRREAALHDIVADAVGLADLEATRRRVTILTRLPSPPLTVYVDPVLIEQVLVNLLKNAVEAMAGLPALRAGGVVRLHARVEAGEIGDNVHIDVIDQGPGVDEATKERLFEPFFSTKSDGMGMGLNICRSIIESHQGRLWVENNIDGIGCTFKIMLPLQSAPAETPAE; this is encoded by the coding sequence ATGCCGTTTTTCAGCCGCCTCGATCGTATTTTCCGCAGCCTGCGTGCCGCCATGCTTCCCTCCGATGCGTCGGGTACAGCCAAGGCCGCGGGCGGCGAGTCCGCGCAGGTCCCGCATGCGCCCTCCCCGGCGGCCGGCCTGGGCCCGATCGAAGCGCTGGGCGCCGACGACGGCGTCCTGGTGGCACCGCCGCGCGGCCTGTGGTGGCTGCGCTGGCGCAACCTGGTCGCCACCAGCTGGTTCATGTTCATCCCGCTGGTTGCCATTGTGCTCTTCACCGTGGCGATGGGCGTGATCCTGTGGTCGCTGCACGAGACCGAACGCCAGCAGCAGCGCGACGCGCTGTACCGCGACGCGGCGTGGGCGCAGCAGCGCGTGCGCCTGTCGCTGCTGAGCAACCAGGACCAGCTCGCCTCGCTCGCGCGCGACATCGCCGCCGCGCAGCTGGAGCAAGGCGCGTACCGCACCGCGGCGCAGGAAATCCTGCGCGAGAACCCCGAGATCGTCTTCATCAACTGGCTCGACGCCACCAAGCGCGGCCGCTGGTCGCTGCCGTCGACCTCCGAGTTCGCCAGCCGCCTGCGCGAGAACCAGGACCAGCCGCTCGAACCCGAAGTGCTCGACACCTTCGACGCCGCGCGCGAGACCCAGCGCGTGGTCTACTCGCGCCCGCTGGTCAACGAGCGCGGCGACAGCTTCATGCTGATGGAAGTGCCGATCGTGCGCGACAACGAGTTCCTCGGCACGCTCGGCGCGCTGTACTCGATCAACGGCATCCTGACGCACCTGCTGCCGCCCGAGCTGACCGAGCGCTACCGCTTCTCGCTGATCGACAAGAACAACCAGACCCGCGCCAGCACCTCGCTGCGGCCGGTGCCGGGCAACGCGCTGTCGTACGAGGTGCTGCTCGACCCGCCGGGCCATTCGCTGTCGCTGCGCGCCGATGCCTATCCGCCGGCATCGAACCTGCCCAACAACATGCTGCTGTGGCTGGTGGTGGGGCTGTCGTGCTTCCTGCTGTGGAGCCTGTGGAGCATGTGGCGGCATACCAGCCGCCGTTCCGAGGCGCAGCGCGCGCTGCTGGCCGAGACCTCGTTCCGGCGCGCGATGGAAAACTCGATGCTGATCGGCCTGCGCGCGCTCGACCTGAACGGCCGCATCACCTACGTCAACCCGGCCTTCTGCCGCATGACCGGCTGGCAGGAGAACGACCTGGTGGGCCGCCTGCCGCCCTTCCCCTACTGGCCGCCCAACGACCAGCCGGAGATGCAGAAGCAGATCGACCTGACGCTGCAGGGCAAGTCGCCCGCCGGCGGCTACGAGATGCGCGTGATGCGCCGCGACGGCAGCAGCTTCTATGCGCGCATGTACGTGTCGCCGCTGGTCGACAGCCGCGGCCGCCATACCGGCTGGATGAGCTCGATGACGGACATCACCGAGCCCAAACGCGCGCGCGAGGAACTGGCCGCCGCGCATGACCGCTTCACCACCGTGCTGGAAAGCCTGGACGCCGCGGTGTCGGTGCTGGCCACCGACAAGGCCGAACTGCTGTTCGCCAACCGCTACTACCGGCAGCTGTTCGGCTGGGAGGCCGACGGCCACCTGAAGCTGGCCGGCGACGAGCTCGACAAGGACCAGGTCTCGAGCGACAACACCGACTATGTCGACGCCTATGCCGGCCTGCCGGCATCGGAACTGATGCCGTACGCATCCGACGCGCGCGAGGTGTTCGTGCCGGACATGCAGAAGTGGTTCGAGGTGCGCCGCCGCTATATCCAGTGGGTCGACGGCCACCTGGCGCAGATGCAGATCGCCACCGACATCACCGTGCGCAAGGCCGCCGAGGAAATGGCGCGCCAGCATGAAGAGCGCCTGCAGTTCACCAGCCGCCTGACCACCATGGGCGAGATGGCGTCGTCGCTGGCGCACGAGCTGAACCAGCCGCTGGCCGCGATCAACAACTACTGCATGGGTGCCGTGGCGCGGCTGCATTCGGGGCGCAGCACGCCCGAAGACCTGATCCCGGTGCTGGAGAAGACCTCGGCGCAGGCGGTGCGGGCCGGCACCATCATCAGCCGCATCCGCGGCTTCGTGAAGCGCAGCCAGCCGCAGCGGCGCGAGGCCGCGCTGCACGACATCGTCGCCGACGCCGTGGGCCTGGCCGACCTGGAGGCCACGCGCCGCCGCGTCACCATCCTGACCCGGCTGCCGTCGCCGCCGCTGACGGTGTATGTGGATCCGGTGCTGATCGAGCAGGTGCTGGTGAACCTGCTCAAGAACGCGGTCGAGGCCATGGCCGGGCTGCCGGCGCTGCGTGCCGGCGGCGTGGTGCGGCTGCACGCGCGGGTCGAGGCGGGCGAGATCGGCGACAACGTCCATATCGACGTGATCGACCAGGGGCCCGGCGTCGACGAGGCCACCAAGGAGCGGCTGTTCGAGCCCTTCTTCAGCACCAAGTCAGACGGCATGGGCATGGGGCTGAACATCTGCCGCTCGATCATCGAGTCGCACCAGGGCCGGCTGTGGGTCGAGAACAATATCGACGGCATCGGCTGTACATTCAAGATCATGCTGCCGCTGCAATCGGCGCCGGCCGAAACGCCGGCCGAATAA
- the folD gene encoding bifunctional methylenetetrahydrofolate dehydrogenase/methenyltetrahydrofolate cyclohydrolase FolD, with translation MPAQLIDGNALAKQIRSEAAQRAARLTERGHQPGLAVVLVGEDPASQVYVRNKVKACEDNGFHSSLDRYPADLSEADLLARIDQLNRDPRIHGILVQLPLPRHIDSHKVLEAIAPEKDVDGFHVANAGALMTGAPLFRPCTPYGCMKMLESIQFPLRGARAVVVGASNIVGKPMAMLLLQAGATVTICNSKTRDIGAHTRDADVVVAAVGKRNLITADMVKPGAVVIDVGMNRDDHGKLCGDVDFAGVREVAGYITPVPGGVGPMTITMLLINTLEAAERAAG, from the coding sequence ATGCCTGCCCAACTGATCGACGGCAACGCCCTTGCCAAGCAAATCCGCTCCGAAGCCGCCCAGCGCGCCGCCCGCCTGACCGAACGCGGCCACCAGCCCGGCCTGGCCGTGGTGCTGGTGGGCGAAGACCCGGCCAGCCAGGTCTACGTGCGCAACAAGGTCAAGGCGTGCGAGGACAACGGCTTCCATTCGTCGCTGGACCGCTATCCCGCCGACCTGTCCGAGGCCGACCTGCTGGCCCGCATCGACCAGCTCAACCGCGACCCGCGCATCCACGGCATCCTGGTGCAGCTGCCGCTGCCCAGGCACATCGACAGCCACAAGGTGCTCGAAGCGATCGCGCCGGAAAAGGATGTCGACGGCTTCCACGTGGCCAATGCCGGCGCGCTGATGACCGGCGCGCCGCTGTTCCGCCCGTGCACGCCCTATGGCTGCATGAAGATGCTGGAATCGATCCAGTTCCCGCTGCGCGGCGCCCGCGCCGTGGTGGTGGGCGCCTCCAACATCGTCGGCAAGCCGATGGCGATGCTGCTGCTGCAGGCCGGCGCCACCGTCACCATCTGCAACAGCAAGACGCGCGATATCGGCGCCCACACCCGCGACGCCGACGTGGTGGTGGCCGCGGTCGGCAAGCGCAACCTGATCACGGCCGACATGGTCAAGCCCGGCGCGGTGGTGATCGATGTCGGCATGAACCGCGATGACCACGGCAAGCTGTGCGGCGATGTCGACTTCGCCGGCGTGCGCGAAGTCGCCGGCTACATCACGCCGGTGCCTGGCGGGGTGGGGCCGATGACCATCACCATGCTGCTGATCAATACGCTGGAAGCCGCCGAGCGCGCCGCGGGCTGA
- the hpaR gene encoding homoprotocatechuate degradation operon regulator HpaR translates to MSPSSQAMFRHRNLPHLLLQAREALLAGFRPILRQFGVTEQQWRVLRTLNERGPMEPNQLAEACLILSPSLTRMLAGMADAGLVERTRSATDQRRQLVNLTGAARDIIAQMEPLIDARYQQLAQQLGAERLAEVYRALDAMLASLGAQPAPTPSTPSTPSTPSNPSTPPASASPPSGRGDEAG, encoded by the coding sequence ATGAGCCCTTCCAGCCAGGCCATGTTTCGCCATCGCAATCTCCCTCACTTGCTGCTGCAGGCACGCGAAGCGTTGCTGGCTGGATTCCGGCCGATCCTGCGGCAGTTCGGCGTGACCGAGCAGCAATGGCGCGTGCTGCGCACGCTCAACGAGCGCGGGCCGATGGAGCCCAACCAGCTCGCCGAGGCCTGCCTGATCCTGAGCCCCAGCCTGACCCGCATGCTGGCGGGCATGGCAGACGCCGGGCTGGTCGAGCGCACCCGCTCGGCCACCGACCAGCGCCGCCAGCTGGTCAACCTGACCGGCGCCGCGCGCGACATCATCGCTCAAATGGAACCGCTGATCGACGCCCGCTACCAGCAGCTCGCGCAGCAGCTGGGTGCCGAGCGGCTGGCCGAGGTCTATCGCGCGCTCGACGCCATGCTGGCCAGCTTGGGCGCGCAGCCCGCCCCCACCCCGTCCACCCCGTCCACCCCGTCCACCCCGTCCAACCCGTCCACCCCGCCTGCCTCCGCTTCGCCGCCGTCCGGGCGCGGCGACGAAGCGGGCTAG
- the xth gene encoding exodeoxyribonuclease III: MSALGLPHQGPLRIASWNVNSLKVRLPQVLQWLAEQDQAGAPIDALCLQELKLPDDKYPLAELENAGFHSIYTGQKTYNGVAILARDASMPGPVDVVRNIPGFEDAQQRVIAATYGDLRLVCAYFPNGQAPDSEKFAYKLQWLEAMTAWLREELARHPRLALLGDFNIAPEDRDVHDPAKWEGQNLVSPPERAAFAALLELGLADAFRKFEQPDKAFSWWDYRMLAFRRNAGLRIDHILLSPALTEQCTACVIDRVPRTWEQPSDHTPVVATLHCG, encoded by the coding sequence ATGAGCGCGCTCGGACTGCCGCACCAGGGTCCGCTGCGCATCGCCAGCTGGAACGTCAACTCGCTGAAGGTACGCCTGCCGCAGGTGCTGCAATGGCTGGCCGAGCAGGACCAGGCCGGCGCGCCGATCGACGCGCTGTGCCTGCAGGAACTGAAGCTGCCCGACGACAAGTACCCGCTGGCCGAACTGGAAAACGCCGGGTTCCACAGCATCTACACCGGCCAGAAGACGTACAACGGCGTCGCCATCCTGGCGCGCGACGCCAGCATGCCCGGTCCCGTCGACGTGGTGCGCAACATCCCCGGCTTCGAGGACGCGCAGCAGCGCGTGATCGCCGCCACTTATGGAGACCTGCGTCTGGTCTGCGCCTACTTTCCCAACGGGCAGGCGCCCGACTCGGAGAAATTCGCCTACAAGCTGCAATGGCTGGAAGCGATGACCGCGTGGCTGCGCGAGGAACTGGCGCGCCACCCCCGGCTGGCGCTGCTGGGCGACTTCAATATCGCGCCGGAAGACCGCGACGTGCACGATCCGGCCAAGTGGGAAGGCCAGAACCTGGTCTCGCCGCCGGAGCGCGCCGCCTTTGCCGCGCTGCTGGAACTGGGCCTGGCCGATGCGTTCCGCAAGTTTGAACAGCCGGACAAGGCGTTCTCGTGGTGGGACTACCGCATGCTGGCATTCCGGCGCAATGCCGGGCTGCGCATCGACCATATCCTGCTGTCGCCGGCGCTGACCGAGCAGTGCACCGCCTGCGTGATCGACCGGGTGCCGCGCACCTGGGAGCAGCCGTCCGACCACACCCCGGTGGTCGCGACGCTGCACTGCGGCTGA